One window of Myxococcus fulvus genomic DNA carries:
- the dut gene encoding dUTP diphosphatase gives MASPLIVQVRRVRAHPEPLPLPRYETELAAGLDLRADIDGERVLRPLERMAVPTGLALGLPPGYEGQVRPRSGLALRHGVTLLNAPGTVDADYRGEVQVILVNLSSEPFTLRRGDRVAQLVVAPVTSVGLSEVEVLDATARGGNGFGSTGR, from the coding sequence ATGGCCTCGCCCTTGATTGTGCAGGTGCGCCGTGTGCGGGCGCATCCGGAGCCCTTGCCGCTTCCCCGCTACGAGACGGAGCTCGCCGCCGGGCTGGACCTGCGCGCCGACATCGACGGGGAGCGGGTGCTCCGGCCCCTGGAGCGGATGGCGGTGCCCACGGGGCTCGCGCTGGGGTTGCCCCCGGGCTACGAGGGGCAGGTGCGGCCCCGCTCGGGGCTGGCGCTGCGCCACGGGGTGACGCTGCTCAACGCGCCCGGGACGGTGGACGCGGACTACCGGGGCGAGGTGCAGGTCATCCTGGTCAACCTCTCCAGCGAGCCCTTCACCCTGCGTCGGGGCGACCGGGTGGCCCAACTGGTGGTGGCGCCGGTGACCTCCGTCGGCCTGTCGGAAGTCGAGGTCCTCGACGCGACGGCGCGGGGTGGAAATGGTTTCGGCTCCACCGGCCGCTAG
- a CDS encoding bifunctional serine/threonine-protein kinase/formylglycine-generating enzyme family protein, translating to MLCYRCGSHVPETTDTCPTCGMKYDATARQAAGVARKRGLEGAPYKPGDVLAGRYAIQEVVGSGPMGFVFRAQDQEIDVEVALKTVHPRLVQQPEERTQFSFSMRVGKKLNHPNLLRVYEEGLDGERPFFTMQLLEGMTLRRMMEQRASRGQLFSLKDVEPLLAQMAAALDAAHRFGPHSDLKPENVIVLPDLLKVTDYGLGLAVPQLPFVQAQKSHRAEVYIAPEYVAGGELDTRMDVYALGVIMGEMLTGLVPTEGVVPGLTSLHADLPTSFEALYRRALNINPLARPKSAGELHAEFASILSRSPPAVVTRVRGVPPPSGSAQAAAIRMSARPPPPVPTGMMPVATGSVSIPSRATSHEEEPPPPDATQPLDAATLAAIIGANPTASHQHLTEQALPFITASAAKAATESARAEPPAGARGSPESIIFARSPAAEPAPVAGSRGASEPVIFARSSAAEPSAPAGARGSPESIIFARSPAAEPSPPGRSEPSARPAPRGSGQVASAQPRSSQRAQSSGEGSEPGPSDSGPRSAPSGGGRPPARTLDAPAVPAVPSIRTARTLETTPAMSGARTAPRSLDGSPSMSGARTMDSPVVSGARIAPTQRATRPRKSAAARRRSMFMWMAVLIVGGLALGGGGGFLFLRYWEARQAANAKVPIPKEMAMGNPGADVDAPPVVALADKCPPEMKLVSGGAFRRGKAKNDTLAKVDEPQLESVQLASFCIDAFEHPNKQGASPTVNVTWEKAQSLCEAGGKRLCTEDEWEKACKGPGHARFPYGNDYVQDTCNAKVNRVESETALAPSGTYSGCVSGYGVMDLSGNAAEWTSARIEHKGAVQRGGAFSQHHEESRCSARAFGPPEKASATVGFRCCKSTQP from the coding sequence TTGCTCTGCTACCGCTGCGGCAGCCACGTCCCCGAGACGACCGACACCTGTCCCACCTGCGGGATGAAGTACGACGCGACCGCTCGCCAGGCGGCCGGCGTCGCTCGCAAGCGTGGATTGGAAGGCGCCCCCTACAAGCCGGGGGACGTCCTCGCCGGCCGCTACGCCATCCAGGAGGTGGTGGGCTCCGGCCCCATGGGCTTCGTCTTCCGCGCGCAGGACCAGGAGATCGACGTCGAGGTCGCCCTGAAGACGGTGCACCCGCGCCTGGTCCAACAGCCCGAGGAGCGCACCCAGTTCTCGTTCTCCATGCGGGTGGGCAAGAAGCTCAACCACCCGAACCTGCTGCGCGTCTACGAGGAGGGGCTCGACGGTGAGCGGCCCTTCTTCACCATGCAGCTCTTGGAGGGCATGACGCTGCGGCGGATGATGGAGCAGCGCGCCTCGCGCGGGCAGCTCTTCTCGCTCAAGGACGTGGAGCCGCTGCTCGCGCAGATGGCGGCGGCGCTCGACGCGGCCCACCGCTTCGGCCCGCACTCCGACCTCAAGCCCGAGAACGTCATCGTCCTTCCGGACCTGCTGAAGGTGACGGACTACGGCCTGGGGCTCGCCGTGCCGCAGCTGCCCTTCGTCCAGGCGCAGAAGAGCCACCGCGCGGAGGTCTACATCGCTCCGGAGTACGTCGCGGGCGGTGAGCTGGACACGCGCATGGACGTGTACGCGCTGGGCGTCATCATGGGCGAGATGCTCACCGGCCTGGTCCCCACCGAGGGCGTGGTGCCGGGGCTGACGTCGCTGCACGCGGACCTGCCCACGTCCTTCGAGGCGCTCTACCGCCGCGCGCTCAACATCAACCCGCTGGCGCGTCCGAAGTCGGCCGGAGAGCTGCACGCCGAGTTCGCCAGCATCCTCTCTCGCTCACCGCCCGCCGTCGTCACGCGCGTGCGCGGCGTGCCTCCGCCCTCGGGCTCCGCGCAGGCCGCGGCCATCCGCATGTCGGCCCGGCCTCCGCCGCCGGTGCCCACGGGCATGATGCCGGTGGCCACCGGCAGCGTGAGCATCCCGTCCAGGGCCACGTCGCACGAGGAGGAGCCGCCTCCTCCGGACGCCACCCAGCCGCTCGACGCCGCGACGCTGGCCGCCATCATCGGCGCAAACCCCACCGCGTCCCACCAGCACCTCACCGAGCAGGCCCTGCCGTTCATCACCGCGTCCGCGGCGAAGGCCGCCACGGAGTCCGCGCGCGCCGAGCCTCCCGCGGGTGCCCGGGGCTCGCCGGAGTCCATCATCTTCGCGCGCTCCCCGGCTGCGGAGCCGGCCCCCGTCGCGGGTTCGCGAGGCGCGTCGGAGCCGGTCATCTTCGCGCGCTCGTCCGCCGCGGAGCCCTCCGCTCCCGCGGGTGCACGAGGCTCGCCGGAGTCCATCATCTTCGCGCGCTCCCCGGCCGCGGAGCCCTCGCCGCCGGGCCGCTCGGAGCCCTCCGCGCGTCCGGCGCCACGGGGCTCGGGGCAGGTGGCCTCGGCCCAGCCTCGCTCGTCGCAGCGGGCGCAGTCGTCGGGGGAGGGGAGTGAGCCCGGGCCCTCCGACTCGGGGCCCCGCTCCGCGCCCTCCGGTGGTGGCAGGCCGCCGGCTCGCACGCTCGACGCGCCTGCGGTGCCCGCGGTGCCGAGCATCCGGACGGCACGCACGTTGGAAACCACGCCGGCGATGTCCGGTGCGCGTACCGCGCCCCGCTCCCTCGATGGCTCACCGTCGATGTCGGGCGCGCGCACGATGGATTCGCCCGTCGTCTCGGGAGCCCGCATCGCGCCCACCCAGCGCGCCACCCGGCCCCGGAAGTCCGCGGCCGCACGGCGTCGCTCGATGTTCATGTGGATGGCGGTGCTGATTGTCGGCGGGCTCGCGCTGGGCGGCGGAGGCGGGTTCCTGTTCCTGCGCTACTGGGAGGCGCGTCAGGCCGCGAATGCGAAGGTGCCCATCCCGAAGGAGATGGCGATGGGGAACCCGGGCGCCGACGTGGACGCTCCACCCGTGGTCGCCCTGGCGGACAAGTGTCCGCCGGAGATGAAGCTGGTCAGCGGTGGAGCCTTCCGGCGAGGGAAGGCCAAGAACGACACACTGGCGAAGGTGGACGAGCCTCAGTTGGAGAGCGTCCAGCTCGCCTCGTTCTGCATCGACGCGTTCGAACATCCGAACAAGCAAGGCGCCAGCCCCACGGTGAACGTCACCTGGGAGAAGGCCCAGTCGCTGTGTGAGGCCGGGGGCAAGCGCCTGTGCACCGAGGACGAGTGGGAGAAGGCATGCAAGGGACCGGGCCACGCGCGCTTCCCGTACGGCAACGATTACGTTCAGGACACGTGCAATGCCAAGGTCAATCGGGTCGAGTCGGAGACGGCGCTCGCTCCCTCTGGGACGTACTCGGGCTGCGTGTCGGGTTATGGGGTGATGGACCTCTCCGGCAACGCGGCCGAGTGGACCTCGGCGCGAATCGAGCACAAGGGGGCCGTCCAGCGGGGCGGTGCCTTCAGCCAGCACCACGAGGAGTCGCGCTGCAGCGCGCGCGCCTTCGGCCCTCCCGAGAAGGCCTCCGCCACGGTGGGCTTCCGCTGCTGCAAGAGCACGCAGCCATGA